In Cumulibacter manganitolerans, a single genomic region encodes these proteins:
- the orn gene encoding oligoribonuclease, with translation MTDSTNPDLLVWIDCEMTGLRLDTDALIEVAAIVTDGELNVLDEGIDIVIHAPEEKLADMVPVVVAMHEASGLTDEVRRSAVTLEQAEQQVLDYLGRHITTPGTVPLCGNSIAVDRGFIARDMPRVDALLHYRMIDVSSIKELTRRWYPRVYFNKPDKGLAHRALADILESVTELRYYRAAVFVPEPGPGSDDAKAIAASVEHAAIPPRD, from the coding sequence ATGACCGACTCCACCAATCCCGACCTGCTGGTGTGGATCGATTGCGAGATGACCGGCCTCCGGCTGGACACCGACGCCCTCATCGAGGTCGCCGCGATCGTCACCGACGGCGAGCTGAACGTGCTCGATGAGGGCATCGACATCGTCATCCACGCGCCCGAGGAGAAGCTCGCGGACATGGTCCCGGTGGTCGTCGCGATGCACGAGGCGAGCGGCCTCACCGACGAGGTACGCCGGTCGGCCGTCACGCTCGAGCAGGCCGAGCAGCAGGTCCTCGACTACCTCGGGCGGCACATCACGACGCCGGGCACCGTGCCGCTCTGCGGCAACTCGATCGCGGTCGATCGCGGGTTCATCGCGCGGGACATGCCGCGCGTCGATGCGCTGCTGCACTACCGGATGATCGATGTCTCGTCGATCAAGGAGCTCACCCGCCGGTGGTACCCGCGGGTCTACTTCAACAAGCCGGACAAGGGCCTCGCCCACCGCGCGCTCGCCGACATCCTCGAGTCGGTCACCGAGCTGCGGTACTACCGCGCCGCGGTGTTCGTCCCCGAGCCGGGACCGGGCAGCGACGACGCGAAGGCCATCGCGGCGTCGGTCGAGCACGCCGCCATCCCGCCGCGGGACTGA
- a CDS encoding helicase HerA-like domain-containing protein: MSEPVPPSEKSAAPDPQPAPGQQPAAGPKAAEAGTIAAGYATDGAALRLGAVVLDGEVYGDAQVRIPLSMMNRHGLIAGATGTGKTRTLQLIAEQLSDAGVPVFAADIKSDLSGMAQPGTVNDKIAARSAQVRDQWTSTGYPVEFFSLGGDKTQGTPLRATVTSFGPLLLSKVLGLNDTQESSLQLMFAWADANGLPLLDLKDLRSVIAYLTSAEGKSQLEGIGGVSKATAGVILREISALETSGAGAFFGEPEFDTHDLLQTRGTQGVVNLVELVKVQDRPELFSTFLMWLLADLYHDLPEIGDADKPKLVFFFDEAHLLFTGASKAFLQQVTQTVRLIRSKGVGVFFVTQQPTDVPDDVLAQLGNRVQHALRAFTPDDAAALAKTVKTYPRTADYDLEQALTQLGIGEAVVTVMSERGAPTPVAWTRLPAPRSSMSPCAPDLFAQLVAASPLMAEYGAEVDRDSAYERLATRTQGAAEEAPRRGDQERPRRADEGASPPARRRSTKPEKTALEQFLDNGAVKQFMRTAAAAVARNIFGTARRRR; the protein is encoded by the coding sequence ATGAGCGAGCCAGTTCCGCCGTCCGAGAAGAGCGCCGCACCGGACCCGCAGCCCGCACCGGGTCAGCAGCCGGCCGCCGGACCGAAGGCGGCCGAGGCCGGCACGATCGCCGCCGGCTACGCGACCGACGGGGCGGCGTTGCGGCTCGGCGCGGTCGTCCTCGACGGCGAGGTGTACGGCGACGCGCAGGTGCGCATCCCGCTGTCCATGATGAACCGGCATGGGCTGATCGCCGGCGCGACCGGCACCGGCAAGACCCGCACCCTGCAGCTGATCGCCGAGCAGCTCAGCGACGCCGGCGTCCCGGTGTTCGCCGCCGACATCAAGTCCGACCTGTCGGGCATGGCGCAGCCCGGCACGGTCAACGACAAGATCGCGGCGCGCAGCGCACAAGTGCGCGACCAGTGGACGTCCACCGGCTACCCGGTCGAGTTCTTCTCCCTGGGCGGCGACAAGACGCAGGGGACGCCGCTGCGCGCCACGGTGACCAGCTTCGGGCCGCTGCTGCTGTCGAAGGTGCTGGGGCTCAACGACACGCAGGAGTCCTCGCTGCAGCTGATGTTCGCCTGGGCCGATGCCAACGGGCTGCCGCTGCTGGACCTGAAGGACCTGCGATCGGTGATCGCCTATCTGACCAGCGCCGAGGGAAAGAGCCAGCTCGAGGGGATCGGCGGCGTGTCCAAGGCCACCGCCGGGGTGATCCTGCGCGAGATCTCCGCGCTGGAGACCAGTGGCGCGGGCGCGTTCTTCGGCGAGCCCGAGTTCGACACGCACGACCTGCTGCAGACCCGCGGCACGCAGGGCGTCGTCAACCTCGTCGAGCTCGTGAAGGTGCAGGACCGCCCCGAGCTGTTCTCGACGTTCCTGATGTGGTTGCTGGCCGACCTCTACCACGACCTGCCCGAGATCGGGGACGCCGACAAGCCCAAGCTCGTCTTCTTCTTCGACGAGGCGCACCTGCTGTTCACCGGCGCCTCCAAGGCGTTCCTGCAGCAGGTCACCCAGACGGTACGGCTCATCCGCAGCAAGGGTGTCGGCGTGTTCTTCGTGACCCAGCAGCCCACCGACGTGCCGGACGACGTGCTGGCGCAGCTCGGCAACCGCGTGCAGCACGCCCTGCGGGCCTTCACGCCCGACGACGCCGCGGCCCTGGCCAAGACCGTGAAGACCTACCCCCGGACCGCCGACTACGACCTCGAGCAGGCGCTCACCCAGCTCGGCATCGGGGAGGCAGTGGTGACCGTGATGAGCGAGCGGGGCGCACCCACCCCGGTGGCGTGGACCCGCCTTCCCGCGCCCCGCTCATCGATGTCGCCGTGCGCGCCCGACCTTTTCGCGCAGCTGGTGGCCGCCTCGCCGCTGATGGCCGAGTACGGCGCGGAGGTGGACCGGGACTCGGCGTACGAGCGGCTGGCCACGCGCACCCAAGGAGCGGCCGAGGAAGCCCCGCGCCGCGGCGACCAGGAGCGCCCGCGCCGCGCGGACGAGGGAGCCTCGCCGCCGGCGCGCCGGCGCTCGACGAAGCCCGAGAAGACCGCGCTCGAGCAGTTCCTCGACAACGGTGCCGTCAAGCAGTTCATGCGGACCGCGGCGGCGGCCGTGGCACGTAACATCTTCGGCACGGCTCGCCGTCGCCGGTAG
- a CDS encoding DMT family transporter — protein MITVLLSLLAAVAYGISDFLSGVASRAVHYARIALVVQLTMTASTWVVVGLAGGSSGGGAVMWGLVAGLGTSTGTVLLYRGLGAGQMNVVAPLSAATAALVPVVVGLALGERPSWLVLIGVVLILPAIWLISATPAQPGATARLADGAVDGLLAGVGFAISFVALDRAPDDAGLWPAAWAQLSALAVIAVATSLILRRRGSGRPAGRSIVAAVGAGVLGALAVASFLVASRSGLLVVASVLTSLYPAITVLLAAATLGERTVRAQLVGLALAAGGVVLVVAG, from the coding sequence GTGATCACCGTCCTGCTGAGCCTGCTCGCCGCCGTCGCGTACGGCATCAGTGACTTCCTGTCCGGAGTGGCGAGCCGGGCCGTGCACTACGCGCGGATCGCGCTCGTCGTGCAGCTGACCATGACCGCGTCCACCTGGGTCGTCGTCGGGCTCGCCGGCGGATCCTCCGGGGGTGGCGCGGTGATGTGGGGCCTGGTCGCGGGACTGGGCACCAGCACCGGCACGGTCCTGCTGTACCGGGGGCTGGGTGCGGGCCAGATGAACGTCGTCGCGCCCCTGTCGGCGGCGACCGCGGCCCTGGTGCCGGTCGTCGTCGGGCTCGCTCTCGGCGAACGTCCGTCGTGGCTCGTGCTGATCGGCGTCGTGCTGATCCTGCCGGCGATCTGGCTCATCTCCGCGACCCCGGCGCAGCCCGGAGCGACCGCCCGGCTGGCCGACGGAGCCGTCGACGGGCTGCTGGCCGGCGTAGGGTTCGCGATCAGCTTCGTGGCGCTCGATCGCGCGCCGGACGACGCGGGGCTATGGCCCGCGGCCTGGGCACAGCTCTCGGCCCTGGCGGTCATCGCGGTCGCGACATCGTTGATCCTGCGCCGGCGGGGGAGCGGGCGGCCGGCGGGCCGCTCGATCGTGGCGGCGGTCGGCGCCGGCGTGCTGGGCGCGCTCGCCGTGGCGAGCTTTCTCGTCGCGAGCCGGAGCGGGCTGCTGGTCGTCGCCTCCGTGCTCACCTCGCTCTACCCGGCGATCACCGTGCTGCTCGCGGCGGCCACGCTCGGCGAGCGCACCGTGCGCGCCCAGCTGGTCGGCCTCGCGCTCGCCGCGGGCGGCGTCGTCCTCGTGGTGGCCGGCTGA
- a CDS encoding O-acetyl-ADP-ribose deacetylase — protein MTARIDAVRGDITQSDCDAIVNAANSGLMGGGGVDGAIHRAAGPELLQHCRDLKAHYPCGFPVGAAAAIPGCALKARWVIQTVGPNRHRGETDPADLAACFANSLDEAVRVGARSVAFPAISAGVFGWDGDEVARIAVDAVRRSPVLGRLDLVQFVLFSDELLAKFQRALSTR, from the coding sequence ATGACCGCACGCATCGACGCCGTCCGCGGCGACATCACCCAGTCCGACTGCGACGCGATCGTCAACGCCGCCAATTCCGGTCTGATGGGCGGGGGCGGGGTCGACGGCGCCATTCACCGCGCGGCCGGCCCCGAGCTGCTGCAGCATTGCCGGGACCTGAAGGCGCACTATCCCTGCGGCTTCCCGGTCGGGGCGGCCGCCGCGATTCCGGGATGTGCCCTGAAGGCACGCTGGGTCATCCAGACCGTCGGCCCGAACCGGCATCGCGGGGAGACCGACCCGGCCGACCTCGCGGCCTGCTTCGCCAACTCGTTGGACGAGGCGGTCCGCGTCGGCGCCCGCAGCGTCGCCTTCCCGGCGATCAGCGCGGGGGTCTTTGGGTGGGACGGCGACGAGGTCGCCCGGATCGCGGTGGACGCGGTGCGGCGTTCGCCCGTCCTCGGCCGGCTCGACCTCGTGCAGTTCGTGCTGTTCTCCGACGAGCTGCTGGCGAAGTTCCAGCGGGCGCTCTCGACCCGGTAG
- a CDS encoding GlsB/YeaQ/YmgE family stress response membrane protein, giving the protein MLGTIIGIIIVGLIAGFIARALVPGDDSMSIGATLLLGIVGSFIGGFLGYLIFHKDADEGFLQPSSWIGSIIGAIIALLIWRAVKGRRAVR; this is encoded by the coding sequence ATGCTTGGGACCATCATCGGCATCATCATCGTCGGCCTCATCGCCGGTTTCATCGCGCGCGCCCTGGTGCCCGGCGATGACTCGATGAGCATCGGCGCCACGCTGCTGCTCGGGATCGTCGGCTCGTTCATCGGCGGCTTCCTCGGCTACCTGATCTTCCACAAGGACGCCGACGAGGGCTTCCTGCAGCCCTCGAGCTGGATCGGCTCGATCATCGGCGCGATCATCGCGCTGCTGATCTGGCGCGCGGTGAAGGGTCGCCGCGCGGTCCGATAG